In a genomic window of Vicia villosa cultivar HV-30 ecotype Madison, WI unplaced genomic scaffold, Vvil1.0 ctg.001464F_1_1, whole genome shotgun sequence:
- the LOC131635331 gene encoding uncharacterized protein LOC131635331, which produces MEWCYQSSSIKYLFKYIHKGYDRITASVIRSNPSSTSNDETFDEIKQYLDCRYVSPSEVCWRIFSYNIHGRKPSVERMFFHLIGEKAIYYTDHERMENVIEKASVTESMFSSWLVANEKYEEARLLTYDEFVTKFVYEKRKRLWKPRKRGFTIGRLVWVPPTTGELYYLRMMLTVAKGPTCYEDIRKVGDTQYESFRDAYFAIGFLEDDREYIGAI; this is translated from the coding sequence ATGGAGTGGTGTTACCAAAGTTCTTCTATcaaatatcttttcaaatacaTACACAAGGGGTATGACCGAATCACAGCAAGTGTTATTCGTTCAAATCCCAGCTCTACGAGTAATGACGAAACATTTGACGAGATCAAACAATATCTTGACTGTAGATATGTATCTCCAAGTGAAGTGTGTTGGCGTATTTTTTCCTATAATATACATGGACGCAAACCTTCCGTTGAACGCATGTTCTTTCATCTGATTGGGGAGAAAGCTATCTACTACACTGACCATGAAAGAATGGAAAATGTTATAGAAAAAGCGAGTGTAACAGAGTCAATGTTTTCATCATGGCTGGTTGCTAATGAGAAATATGAAGAAGCTCGATTGTTGACGTACGATGAATTTGTAACCAAATTTGTTTATGAAAAAAGGAAGAGATTGTGGAAGCCGCGTAAGAGAGGGTTCACCATAGGGCGTTTGGTCTGGGTCCCCCCTACAACTGGTGAACTTTACTACCTCAGAATGATGTTGACAGTGGCCAAAGGACCTACATGTTATGAAGATATTCGAAAAGTTGGCGACACACAATATGAATCGTTTAGGGATGCATACTTTGCAATAGGGTTCCTTGAAGACGATCGAGAATACATTGGAGCTATCTAA